The genomic DNA TCCCTTAAATTGAGCACCACGTCAATCAAGTTTGAAGTGTTCTTCAGCTGAATCAAAGGAAGAACTCCTTGACACTTGAAAGATTTGAGAGTGGGTGCAGAAACTTTAATGTTACCCATATCGTGACAATTCGTCACCGTGAAGCTCTCTAGATAGTTCCCCGCTTCAATATTGATGCTTTGCAATCCACTGCAATTTTCAAGCTTCAGGTTTTCGAGAAGCAGACAATTGGAGAACAAAGTGGAGACCAAGTTTTCAGCAAAGTGAGTAACTGATCTAAGATGGAGAGACTTGAGAGAAGAAAGACCGGATGTCTTTGTAGGCAGCCCCAGTGTCAATTGGAAAACATTGGGCACTTGTTCTCCATCACAGAAGTTAAGGTGGAGCTCCTTATCTACCCCCATGGTAGCCAAGACAAGCAGTTGTTGGACCGTTTTGGAGGGCTCTTGCTTGTTTTTCGGAAGGCCTAGGCGGAATTTCCATTGCTGTGGTCTCTGACAAGACCGCAAGAAAGTAGCCATAACTTGTGCTGCCTCTTTGCTAGCTTCCTGACCAGTCATTTGATCTGAAGCAAAGCACAAATCCACTTGGAGTGGTGCCCAGAGGCTCCTCCGTGGAGTTGAAAGAGAGCTAGTTCTCACCGCCTGTTTCAATGGAAGAAACGACACTATGCGGCCCAGGATCTCAGGAGGCAGCTTGCTGATCAAATCGAGTCTTTCCTCCTCCATGTCTCTTCTGCTCAAGGACCAGAGTCCACAaccaaaaaggaaattaatattATCCTACGCCTAATTGACTATCATCAAGAAGTAACAAATACTTAAAACCCAGGAAAACAATAGAAGCAACAAGCAAGAAAGTTGAATTACTTGGCATCCACGGACATCCCCTGCTGCTCCACGTGTTCTCCTGACATGACAAGACTCAGAAAAGAGGACCCGGTTGGATGGCCATGAAGCCTCCGATTCACATCTTCACATATCAAAATTGAACGATCCTAGAAGGCTAGAACTAATCTTATGGATAAATCAAAACTATGTATTGGACTCCGCCAAGAACATTCAAAGGGTCGCAGTGTTGAATCCACAATTAATTGAGACTGGAGAATTGTCTAGATTAATCTGAAGAAGGGAAGATACGGTGTATTATATTATGCTAGAGAAAAGCAAAGGGTGGAAGGCTGGTCTCTTCGGCAGTTGTACGTGTTGCCCCAAAATCCCATATTTTGGGGCTTAAGACATGATACAAAGCACATGCCAACAGACTTGGGTTCGACAAGGCTCGTCCTATGTCACAGCCGAGGTTTAGGGGATTAATTCAAATAGGGCCTCTGTCAGCCATAAATACAGCCCACTAACCCATAAATAAGGCACTAAAAATCATGGAAAATTTCGGAGGTGCTGAACTTACATTCACATACAATCACatcagaataaaaaattatttacttaaaaatatatagaaacaaATTGAATTAATGGTGCTTTcatttatgcatatgaaatcaTTTTAACCAGTCAACTCATGCCAATGGGTATTTATTTTAGTACATCGCTCATTTCATAACATAAAATTTCATGTATACTATTGTTGGCCTTAACAAATTGAATTGTTGTCATTCGAATGTCCATGGGATAACTCTTATCCTTATTAAAACGTGAATTCAAAAATGTTTCATTGTCAATTTGATATCAGAGTCAATGCCTCGATAAACCGAGAAATTGTGAACAAACTTGCAACCAAGACTTGCCAAAAAATTTCAATGACTACAGTGATTTTATAAGGATTGCAATATGATGATTCACATTCAGTATAGATAAGATTAGGATAATGTCTTGTCTAATTTTATCTGAAGACATTAATGATCCAGTGAAATTCAAACTTCTGAGACAGGTACTTGACAGAAAATTCAATCCCATTCTCACGAAAACCTACATCTAGAATGGAATTTTGGGATGAACATTTGTCATCCAGACAAGTGTCCTTGTTTTTGAGTCTTTGATAGCAAATCTGGAGTCTTTCACCAGACGATTGTCACCATCAAAACAAAGGGAGAGGAAGGAAAACCAAGGGATGCCGTCGGTGACTCGGTGTGATTAATTGACTCGTTACCTAAAGCCTCTTGGTTGGAGAAAAATGGGGTGGGCTAAGGTCCCACTGCCAAAGACGGTGTAAATATGGTTCGGATGGCTCACGCGGTGGTGGATGATGCCAGTGTCTAATATGGGAAGAAAAGACATCAATCTTCATCAATTGAACCTAGAAATTCAGCTGCATCTAGTTGTAAGAATGGTCCTCCTGTCGCCTAATTCATCACTTTTCTTTGTCTTACAAATTGCATGCTTCTCGATcccatattaatattaatttgtaattttttaagctAAGCTCTATAAGATAGACGTGGATGAATGGATACGGAGGCACTTGGTGGCCCTAGTGGTGGTGGGAATGTAATGCCACTCAAGGCACCCGCAAATGATGGGTCGATGCCTGTCAACGTGTCCAGCGTGCGAGGTTAGGCTGGGAATTTCCTCATTGGAATGCTTCCCAATTTCCCGTCCAAACAAAACCGCATGTTTTTCTTGATTCCTATGAAGATAGGTTTGAGGGTTTGGTACCCACCATTTATTTTCGGTTACCCAACCACATTTGACCTACTTATAAAATGTCTACGCGgatatgtaattaaaaaattaaaaagaactTATCAAATCTATAAAGGTGACGTACTaataatcacatgcatatatatatatatatatatatatatatatatatatatattataatttttataatttattattaaatataaaatataatttattatttaatgaaatacctaccatttatttaagaaaaccTACCAACTACccttatttattgttttaaaaccAAATTGATAACAAGTATgactaaatgatataattttctaactactctttcttttatatttcaattcCTTCACGGATATGATGGACGAAAGCAAAGGAAAGGAATCCATTATCAatttgaatgatgaaaaatttgATTACCAATATGATAACAATATGAAAACCAAGTCTGATGAGTCAGAGAAGATTGTGAATGGTTTAAGAAGATGTATGAAAAATGGAGTTAAGCTTAATAGAGAGTgaaagaattttataatttatatgcaaaAGTTACTGGATTCAATGTTAAAAAGGATTATGTGAAacgaaataaatcaaaatataatatcttGTAAGTGGGTTCGCTCAAAAGAAGGATATCGACAATGAGTATGTTTGGAGAATGAAAATCCAAAATGAGAACTGAAGGCAATAACTAGAGTTAATTGTGAGGCAACATTTCATATTGTGTTTAATAAACAATTAAACAAGTGGATTGTGAAAGAGTTTATGGCCAATCAAAATCATCCTTTGGTGGAACAAAAGAATACCCAATTCCTTCAATCCCACATGGTTATGAAGAATGCAAATAAGGCTCAATTGAGTGCAATGTGTGATGTTGACCTGAGAACTAGCCAAATTATGGATTACATGGTGCAACAATTAGGTGGATATAGTAATGTTgactttacaaaaaaaatatctatataaccatattgattctgatCATAGAGTTCAAATGAGAGATGGTGATACAAAAAGTGTTATGGCTTACTTGTGTGGAAAGACTTAAATGAATCAATCATTTTATTACAAGTAGAATGTTGGTGAAGACAACGATCTAACAAACCTGTTTTGGGCAGATTCTATAAGTAGATTGGATTACACTTGTATTGGAGATGTTTTAGCATTTGATACTACTTATTGAACTAATGCTTATTGAAAACCATTGGTCATACTAGTTGACATTAACCATCACCATCAAACTATATTGTTTGGATGTGCATTATTAGTAAATGAGACTGTTAGTAGTTATACATGGGTTTTGGAGACATTTTTGGATGTAATGAATAATAAGAAGCCcctttttgttattattaatggGGACAAAACAATGTGTAAAGCCATTGAGAGGATATTTTCAAACTCTTATCTTCGAATATGTGTTTAGCATATTCAGCACAATGCATTCACTAATGTCGATATCAAATACAtcgttgaagaatttgaatgtaCATAGAGTGATATATTGgaaatgtttaattttcatGGATAGTATAATGGATCATCCAATGGTATCATAATGGATGGTCAGGATTTATTCTTTATCATCCAATGGTATCATGATTAAGAAAATACTTATTTGGTCTCTTGTTTAATAGGAAGgcattaagataaaatatttttaatatccatATAAATCCTCATATCCTACTTTTAGAACATCTGGGTTATCCAAACAaaagtttcttaaaaaaaaaaatatagaataaaaaacattCCTTCTCAGTGGTTTGAGCCTTGCCTATTCTGGGTTATTGGGCTGACACTGATGAAATGCCCCAATATCTTAATGTAATTTACTAAAGCCCAGATCTAATGGGTTATTATTGGGCCCATTCTCTAAGCAACCAACACTGCAACAAGCATAGGGTTGGGTCTCACGTGGCTCAGCCCATCACAATCAAAGTTCCAATCCCAGCCAATTTTAAGCTTGTTAATTAGGAACATATCATAATCAACTTCCATTTTTATATCATCTCAAAATGTGAACCTGCAGATGGCCCAAGTCAATAATAGGACCATTTGAACGGTGGTTAACAGCCTAAACTAAGTGCATTCCAACCGTTAAACACCACTTCTCATTCGCTTCAGCTGCGGCTCTACCAACACGTGGCGTCTCTGAGGGAGAGGTCCAACATCAAGCTTACAGAGCAATGCGGTCGTAATATGGGCAGGTGTCACGCGTCCATTCATGGATGGGTATGGCGATGACTTTTACCACCATCTGCATGTGCTTTTCGATTGAAAATGAAGCCAACTATAGATTTATTATGTACTTTACATGAAAGCCAAAACATGGGGCGAGGGTTTGGATTATGAAAGGACAGAAAAGATCTAATGATGAAAGAAAGCGCGTGTTTGGGTTGATGGATAAGCCATACATATTGTTCTGTCatcatcatttttctcatttttcctttctccttttctcCAAATGAAACGGCCCGTTTGTGCTGGCCAAAGTTGCGTCAAGGGTGGAAGTCCTTGAAAAGATATGTGCACATAAGGCCCCGACATGGTAGGGtgtgaaaatttttttatcatttccatTAAGATTCAATCTTACTTTCTGAAACTTTTGAATCCAAACCATAGTACAAAAGATTTCAATCATCATATCCTGGGTCACCTTCCATTGAGTAAAAAAAACGGAAAACAGGGCGAAGTCAAACAGAAAACGAGAAGTAGTTGGGAAAAACATTCTCCCTGCGCAGTTTACTCCATGGTTCGTTTTCATGGAAATGTAACTGGATTGACAACAAGGGAAATGACAACTGTACTGACAATGAGCTGAAGACACAATCCCGAGAAGTACGGAGGGTTTTTCATGGGTTTTAATATCTTACAAGTAAGAAATGGCAGAGTCAGGCAATACTCTGCTTTTCTTT from Vitis riparia cultivar Riparia Gloire de Montpellier isolate 1030 chromosome 8, EGFV_Vit.rip_1.0, whole genome shotgun sequence includes the following:
- the LOC117920047 gene encoding F-box protein At2g39490-like, which translates into the protein MSGEHVEQQGMSVDAKRDMEEERLDLISKLPPEILGRIVSFLPLKQAVRTSSLSTPRRSLWAPLQVDLCFASDQMTGQEASKEAAQVMATFLRSCQRPQQWKFRLGLPKNKQEPSKTVQQLLVLATMGVDKELHLNFCDGEQVPNVFQLTLGLPTKTSGLSSLKSLHLRSVTHFAENLVSTLFSNCLLLENLKLENCSGLQSINIEAGNYLESFTVTNCHDMGNIKVSAPTLKSFKCQGVLPLIQLKNTSNLIDVVLNLRDGLGYTEFDCEELLYLLASLKEVEILTISGWLLEWMCSAGVIFGQLQFRFNKLKELRWIDSLMNRTKRDSLACFLNRKEHSFLGKVVH